The genomic window GCCCTACGCGAGGCGCCGACCGTCCGGCACGTGATCGTCGAGCGCCGCGTCGGGATCGACACGCCGATGCAGGCCGGCCGGGACCACTGGTGGGACGATTTCATGGCCGGCCAGCCGGCTGACGCACCTACCGAACGCACGTCCGCCGAGGACGTGGTGATGATCATCTACACCAGCGGAACGACCGGCAAACCGAAAGGCGCTGTGCACACCCATTGCGGCTTCCCGATCAAGGCGGCGCAGGACATGTTTCACAGCATGGACCTCCAGCCCGGCGACGTCATGTACTGGATGAGCGATATGGGGTGGATGATGGGGCCGTGGCTCGTATTCGGCACCCTCGCCATAGGGGCGACGATGGTGTTTTACGATGGCGCGCCCGACTACCCGGCGCCGGATCGCCTCTGGGCGATGGTCGAGCGCCACGGCGTCACGCATCTGGGGTTGTCGCCGGTGCTCATCCGCGCCCTGATGGCGCACGGCGTCGAGCCCGTGAAGCGGCACAACTTCGGCCGGCTCCGCGCCGTCGGGTCGACGGGTAGCCCGTGGGACCCCGATAGCTGGTTGTGGCTATTTCACAACGTCCTGGATGGTAAAAAACCCATCCTCAATTATTCTGGCGGCACCGAAATCAGCGGGGGCATCCTCTGCGGCAATTTCTTTAAAGCGCTCAAACCCTGCGCCTTCTCTGGCCCCGTGCCCGGGATGGACGCCGACGTGGTGGACGAGGCCGGCCGGCCCGTCCGCGGCGCCGTGGGCGAACTCGTCATTCGCAAGCCGTGGATCGGGATGACGCGGGGGTTCTGGGGGGATGAGCAGCGGTATATCGACACCTACTGGCGGCGCTTTGAGGGCATCTGGGTGCACGGCGACTTCGCCGCGATCGACGCCGACGGCCAGTGGTTCATCCTCGGCCGCAGCGACGACACGATCAAGGTAGCCGGCAAGCGACTGGGTCCTTCCGAGGTCGAGGCCATCCTCAACGCCCATTCGTCCGTCGCCGAAAGCGCCGCGATCGGTGTTCCGCATCCCATCAAGGGCGAGGAAGTGGCCGCCTTCTGCGTCCTCAAGCCCGGCATCGCAGCTGACGAGGCCCTCCGCCAGGACCTGTCGAAGCGAATCACCGACGAACTCGGCAAACCCATGAAGCCCGGGGCCGTGTTGTTTGTCGCCGCCCTGCCCAAAACCCGCAACGCCAAGGTGATGCGCCGCGTGATCCGCGCCGCCCACCTCGGCCTCGACGCCGGCGACCTCGGCAGCCTCGAAGACCCCGCGACGATCGAAGCCATCCGCCGGGCAGTTTGACGCGAATCGCCCCGTACGGGCGCACGGCCGTGCGCCCCGCCGATTCGCCCCGCCCCTATAAACGCCGACGCGGCGCCCGACCGAAGCCGAGCGCCGCGCGCCGTACTAAACCTATTGGTAGATTACCGGCCGCCGCCGATCGGAATCCGGACGCCTGCGCTGATGACCAGCTGGTCGAAGTCGGAGAGGATGTATTTCGCCTCGCCGTACAGGTTGCCGAACGCCATCCCGTACTCGACTCCCCCTCCGATGTTGAGGCCGAGCTCCGTCGAGGAGGCGTCGAAGCCAAAACCAGGCACTTCCGGGACCTCGATGTCGTAGTCGAAATTCACGTTGGCGATATTGATGCCGCCCAATGCGTAAATCGTGTAGTCCTCGGCCTCTACAAAGAGGTAGTTGGCATTGAGGTTCACTTCCCACCAGCGCACCTCGCCGGCCCCGAAGTCGTCTTTCATGTAGAATATGAGATCCGGCGCCGCACGGATCTTGCCTTCTTGCGCTACCGGCAGGTTGGCGGAGATCTGGACACCAAGCTTCTCGATCTCAGTGCCGAAGGCGAGCCCGCCACCGATCTGGAGCTGTGCGGTGGCATCCATCGGGCGGAGCGCGAGCAGACCCAGCATCGAAAGGACGAGCAGGCCATAGCGGGAAATGGTGGAGCTATTACGCATATCGTGTGACTGTTTTGTTTAACCAGAGTAGGGCAGAGAATCGGTTACGGGACCATAACAAACGCTGGCTTGTAAGACCGATCAGGCAGAATATACAGTCTACGCAGAAACGGAACACCCCCCACACAGAAACTGCATATTGGCCTGCATGAACATCTTTGACCATCCCGCACGACGCATGCGCACGTTCGTTTTCCCCATCCTGAGCCTCTCGGCCCGGCGTATCCTGCCGCTTCTCCTGCTGGCGCTTTGTGCCTCCCCCGCCCTCGCGCAGCTCCAGCCGGCGGCCGTACTTACCGGCACGGTAGTGGACGACTCCACGGGCACGCCGCTCGCCGGCGTCCACGTGTTTATCGCCTCCTCCATGATCGGGACCACCACCGACGGCGAAGGCCTCTACCGGCTCGAAAAGGTACCCCTCGGCGCCCAGCGCCTGTACGTCTCGATCATCGGGTTCGACCCGCAGGCGCGAGACATCCTGCTGCGTGAGTCAAAATCCTACACGTTCGACTTCCGCCTCGCCGAGGCGGTGTCCGAGCTCGGCGAAATCACCGTCGAGGCCAAGGGCGACAAGCGTTGGGCCCGCCGGCTCGAACGCTTCACCTCGCTCTTTATCGGCGAGACACCCAACGCGGCCCAGACGAAGATTGTCAACCCCGAGGTGCTCGACTTCGCCGACAAGGGCGGCACGCTGCTCGCCTTCGCCGGCGAGATCCTGGAGATTGAAAACCGCGCCCTGGGCTACCGCGTCCAGTATTTCCTCAAGGACTTCGCCGCCGAGCCCAACCGCACCCGCTACGATGGCGAGCCGCTCTTCCAGGAACTGACGCCGGCCGACGAGGCCGAAGCCGCCCTATGGGAAGAAAACCGGCGCAAGGCCTTCTACGGCTCCACCCGCCATTTCTTCCTGGCCGTCCTCTCCGGTCGCCACAAGGAGCATGGCTTCGAGACCTTCCAGCGTGCCAAGCCGGCCGGCGCGGCCGGCCAGGGCACCTTCTCATCCAGTGGTAACGGCATGGATTCTCGCATCCCGTTCGACGCCGCATCCATGCTGAAGCCGACCGACAATCCCAATGAAAAGACCCTCGAATTCGAGGGCGCCATCGAGATCGCGTTTAAGGGTGAAATGGAGGACGAGTCGTTTGCAAAATGGCAACAGCAATACGGGGCCATGGGCGGCAAACGCAACGACCGGCTCCAGCGTTCGCTCATCTGGCAGGAAGACGGTCCGACGATCATCGACCAGAAGGGGGATATCCTGAATCCGTACGGGGTGACGGTGTCCGGCTATTTCGCCTTCGAACGCATCGCCGACGAACTGCCGAAGGAGTACCGGCCGTCCCGGTAAGCTTTGCTTCAGCGTAGTCACATACCGTTTCTGGCCCTGTTGATCTTCGCCGGCATCTCCCCGGTCGTGCGGGCGCAGGACGGGGCGTCGATCGTCGGTGTCGTCACCAGCGCGGAAACCGGCGAGCCACTCCCCGGCGCTCACGTGTTTGTCGGCTTCACGATGGTCGGGACGGTGACGGACGCCGGCGGGCGGTATGAACTTCTCCGTGTCCCCACAGGCTCGCACAAGCTGTGGGCGTCGATCATCGGGTTCGAGACCACGTCCCAGGAGGTCGCCGTGGCGGACACCGCCGGGCTGGTGTTCGACTTCGTGCTTCCCACGTCCGTCATCGAGATTGGCGAAGTGATTGTCGAGGCGAAACGCGACCGGCGCTGGCGGAAGCGGTTGGAAACCTTCGAGCGTATGTTCATCGGGGAGACGCCCCACGCCGGCCAGACCCGCCTCCTGAACCCGGAGGTGCTGGACTTCGACGCCACCTGGCTGGGGTCGTTCACGGCGAGCGCCGCCGGCCCGCTCCAGATCGAAAACCGCGCGTTGGGGTACCGCCTCCAGTATTTCTTGAAGGAGTTCGAGCGCGAGGGGGGCACGATCCGGTACGACGGAGACCCGCTGTTCGAGGAACTCGCGCCCACGTCACCCGAGGAAGACGCCTTGTGGGAGGATAATCGACGGGTCGCTTTCGAGGGTTCGCTCCGGCATTTGCTGCTGACCCTCTGGCGCAGGCGCACCCGTGAGGAAGGCTTCGAGCTGCACCGGATTCCGTCGGTGGACGACATCAACCGCAGCGATCGCCGCTTCCCGGTCGACCCCGACGAGCTGCTCGTCCCCGCCGGCGTGCCCAACCAGCGCCTGCTCGCCTTCAGCGGCCTCATCGAGATCACCTACCTGCCCGAAAACGAAGAGCCCGAGTACCTCCTCTGGCAATCCGGCTCGCCCCATCGTCCCCTCCGCCCCCAGCGCTCCTGGATCCGCCTCACCGACGGCC from Rhodothermales bacterium includes these protein-coding regions:
- a CDS encoding AMP-binding protein, with protein sequence MSAAVPDTFPFGQSFAWEPNPDWIAQSNLARFISRHGLAGYDALLEKAAGDIAWFWDAVMADLDIQFYRPYDRIVDLSRGPAFPVWCVGGEMNIVHNLLDKWQATSIRDRIALRWEGEEGPGEVYSYGELHDAVCRCANALRGLGLGKGDAIGLYMPMTPALCIAFLAIVKIGGVILPLFSGYGPGAITSRLNDAGAKALFTADGSLRRGQNIPMKPVADEALREAPTVRHVIVERRVGIDTPMQAGRDHWWDDFMAGQPADAPTERTSAEDVVMIIYTSGTTGKPKGAVHTHCGFPIKAAQDMFHSMDLQPGDVMYWMSDMGWMMGPWLVFGTLAIGATMVFYDGAPDYPAPDRLWAMVERHGVTHLGLSPVLIRALMAHGVEPVKRHNFGRLRAVGSTGSPWDPDSWLWLFHNVLDGKKPILNYSGGTEISGGILCGNFFKALKPCAFSGPVPGMDADVVDEAGRPVRGAVGELVIRKPWIGMTRGFWGDEQRYIDTYWRRFEGIWVHGDFAAIDADGQWFILGRSDDTIKVAGKRLGPSEVEAILNAHSSVAESAAIGVPHPIKGEEVAAFCVLKPGIAADEALRQDLSKRITDELGKPMKPGAVLFVAALPKTRNAKVMRRVIRAAHLGLDAGDLGSLEDPATIEAIRRAV
- a CDS encoding carboxypeptidase-like regulatory domain-containing protein, encoding MRTFVFPILSLSARRILPLLLLALCASPALAQLQPAAVLTGTVVDDSTGTPLAGVHVFIASSMIGTTTDGEGLYRLEKVPLGAQRLYVSIIGFDPQARDILLRESKSYTFDFRLAEAVSELGEITVEAKGDKRWARRLERFTSLFIGETPNAAQTKIVNPEVLDFADKGGTLLAFAGEILEIENRALGYRVQYFLKDFAAEPNRTRYDGEPLFQELTPADEAEAALWEENRRKAFYGSTRHFFLAVLSGRHKEHGFETFQRAKPAGAAGQGTFSSSGNGMDSRIPFDAASMLKPTDNPNEKTLEFEGAIEIAFKGEMEDESFAKWQQQYGAMGGKRNDRLQRSLIWQEDGPTIIDQKGDILNPYGVTVSGYFAFERIADELPKEYRPSR
- a CDS encoding carboxypeptidase-like regulatory domain-containing protein, translating into MLQRSHIPFLALLIFAGISPVVRAQDGASIVGVVTSAETGEPLPGAHVFVGFTMVGTVTDAGGRYELLRVPTGSHKLWASIIGFETTSQEVAVADTAGLVFDFVLPTSVIEIGEVIVEAKRDRRWRKRLETFERMFIGETPHAGQTRLLNPEVLDFDATWLGSFTASAAGPLQIENRALGYRLQYFLKEFEREGGTIRYDGDPLFEELAPTSPEEDALWEDNRRVAFEGSLRHLLLTLWRRRTREEGFELHRIPSVDDINRSDRRFPVDPDELLVPAGVPNQRLLAFSGLIEITYLPENEEPEYLLWQSGSPHRPLRPQRSWIRLTDG